AtggttttatattataaattatggGTAAAGGTTTTAATTTATGGGTGGATtgtatttcatttctttactaaaaaaagtaaattgtttttatatattttgaaatgtataaattaatctttcggttaaattttttattaaatgatgatatGGAACGTTAAATCTATTctgaaagttatttttattggtGAACTATAAAATGGCCACTCAACTATGCCTTTCGTTTTATTTTGGTAACTCaagtattattttttcaatttagtcactaaacttttcaaattaaatattttagtcactaatgTGGGCTTTTTATTGGTCTAGTAACAAAATTAGCTCTCTAATGTTTGTAAattgatcctaaatataaaaattcaacaaatttagtcaTCGATGTTTACAAaattgtcattttcattttaattctaaaaatcaaataaatttgactctcaacatttacaaaatatatcaatttagtcctaactctaaaaattaaaaaaatctttaaaaatcatttttgccTTCTATAACCCATCGGTTCATTCatataagatattaaaataagaaaagagtACATTTTTTCAAGTCACTTGCAACAATTTCTTTCACTATAATTTAAGTTTCATAGTGGAGCAAACCAATTGATTTGGAACCTATCTGAAATAATTGACTGCATTACTACTCGAACAGATAACATTTTTaatgtctttattttattttggatcttaatttttttgtgttttatcccAACTTTTTAGAGTTCTTTTGAAAGTGACTTAGGGTGCTTTTTTTTTTAGCCGATGGGTTATAAATggctaaaaatgatttttttaatatttagagttaggattaaattgtcagattttgtaaatattgagggtcaaatttattaatttcttttagaataaaactaaaatgacaaattttgtaaacattgaggattaaatttgtcaattttttatatttaagatcaaattgatagaatacgTAAACATTCAAaggctaattttgttactagACCAATAAAAAACTTACATCAACTCGAGAgcgactaaaatatttaatttcaaaagtttagtgactaaattgaaaaattaatagttgggtgacaaaataaaacaaaatgcatagttgggtgactatttTCAAAGTTCACCCATAAAAGAGATTTAATGTTCCGCGTTATCATTTAACAGTTAAAATTTAATGGAGGAGCTAAATTTACACGCTTTTGAAATGTATAATAATTAATCTACTCATTTTTAATAGAGAATAAAAAGCAATTAATCAATAAGTATACAGGCTTTTCATACTTTTACCAAAATCATCACATGATTTCCAAGTAAATTTTGTGAggaaaaacaagaaagtgaaaggaaaaaattctgagaaagaaaagagtttatgtgtattttatttgaatagttaaagttaataaaaaatgaaaaaaaaaattattgacaaTTTTTACTTGTTAAAccttgaaaaggaaagaaaatcgtTGATTATAACATTGTTAATACTATACTCATAAGCATGACGGAAGACCTAGCAATGCTGATGGCAAAAGTTGACAAAGGATTGAGCTGCCAAGGCTAACAGCAAGAAGACAAAGGATCGACGCGGTCAGTTCATTATACAGGGCAAACAGATAAGGCAGAAAGGAGGAGTCAATCCCATCACACCTTGGACTTTAAGACTAAGAAAACTATCACCTGAAAGATAAGAAAAAGGTAAGTATTAAAATACCCAGATAGATATTTCGTTTCATCATCTCATTCACTAAACTCATCTCTGAAAATTCCTTTAGCATCAAAAAGCAACTCCAATCCATACTAGCTCAAACAAAACTCTGACAGATACATTATATATCAAGCTACATACTTACGTGAATAGCTCTATTTAATGATGCATGGATATTCTAGAGTAAACatgattataaattaatttatattaacatatatctaactttttcttatgAGTTAATTGCACCATACATCTTCAAACAAGGCTTTCATTCTAAATTGGTCctcaaacttcaaaatattctaattaaatctcTAAACTATTGATGTTATACCAATCATGTTCTTTCATTATTGAAACtgaatttaaccattaaatgacataatttgaaataaaatgttGTCATAACTTCTAAATATCATATTctacttaatttaaaatttaataataatcgtCTTCCATTTACGACCTGATAGAATATCGTAGCCTGCATTGTTTGGGTTTGTGTGCAGGGAAATTTGGCAGCAACGCAATTCGTTGATCTTTCAACAAGCGGACTGTAGCACGGACAGGTTGATATCTCTTTGTTGGAATTGGACTTGTGGGGTTGAAAAAGCTGCGGATCGAATAAGTGGACATTACCTGACCAAGGATGGGTAAAAAAACAATATTGATGGAGCAGTAGATGTCGGGACGAATCACGCTAAGGATTGGAGTGTTATACGAGATTCACAAAGCGTATGGATTTCAGGATTTAGTAGGAAAACTGGGATTGCATTGGTTCTTCATTTGGAATTATAGGCTATCCGAGATGGGTTGGAGGTGGCTCGAGGCTTTCGAAAAATTATGCTGAACAATGTTTGTGCTGAGATTGTGCACTAGGGAGACATACAAGGAGTCTACTTCTTCGATAGTGGGAAGTAATAGTTGGGCATATTTTGCGGGAGTGCAATCCAGTAATTGATGCGATGGCGAAATGGGTAGGAACGGAGAGATATATGCTACAATTATGATACACCAAAGTCTACTTTATGAGGGTTGCATTGTCACATGTCACATATCTAATTTCGTGAGGAATGCATACATAATGTCTTATGGCGGCCAATTAAATGTGATTCATTTGACCTACCTAAATTGATTCAATTcgtaaaacaaatgaaaaacctATTTATTTGAAGCTTTAGTGGCTTAGTGAAACATTTCGGTAAAATTAGAGTTACaagataataattataaatcctAAATGATAAtaatgtatagagtttaaattcCTTAATACCgaccccctaaaatgaaaaatattttatttaggacctttaaaatttttaaaattttaaattagtaaatgtaaaattacactttaaccccctaaatttaatttaatcatttaaaaattataatgatataggctattaaaatgatgagattatatttttactatcgtaaaaattacaatttaattttgacctcccaaaaaaattttctagcttcTTCCTTGGCCGTTGGATTTGCtgggctcaactataaatagaggtcttccccatcatttttaatcatttagtTATAATCCTTTcttcaaattaatagaatactTTTGAGTGCATTTACTCAGACACTTGATATGTTATTACTCTTTTGGCTTTTCTGTTTAATACAAGTTCTTTTGTCTTTTCTAGTTTTGTTTTCGGTACCTTAAAACTTTTTTACGATAATTCTCATTTTCTAAGAGTAAGATTGACTTAAACGGATAAAGAGATAAAGCCCCTAAGCCAAACTTCCATTCAAAAAATGTAAtgataatttcaaaatacaaaataactttttttattgtaaagcattttaattatatttttagattttctttttaattaaataaaattgtgtaaacatatattaaacaaataaaactaacACATGCATGGTGTGAATAATAAACTAGTGTGTATATGTGTTGAAAGTTATTGTaacatattttctttcaattatatcttttttaaaagacaatgtttaaaatttcattttatcaaataattaatctagaaaattaataaaataatttcatttttaaaagacttAACCAAAAAATTGTACTTACCCTTTGCTTTCTCttactttctttttcctttttcaattcaatccaaacatAAGTTTAACTTAAGCGCATTTAAGTACAAAAatgggaaaagaagaaaccaaagtaaattttgaatatgaacggtatgaaagaaaatgagattttattctaaataGAATTATTctgtatataattaaattattctaaattgaaattgttcattatttagttcaaaattgtacattttaaaaatttttcattttcttttcacttatttttcaattctacCAAGcattgaatgaaagaaaatcacttttttttttctatttttcctaccaaacacaaacacattaatggaaagaaattatattttcattatatttttccaCTCAATCAATCTTccatttttccaattttattttctaattcatCACACTTCGCCATGGCAGGGCATGAAGTCATTTGCTTGCATACAAACTGGAATCCACTGATACATTGTTGTCATATAAAAACCAAAGCAAAATGAAGAGGAAAACAATAACGATTCTCAAAATTCTtcattcaaaagaaataaagggTGAGGAAGCAGAGTGGGGTGAAGATCTACCTGCCATCCACACATGTAGAAGTCCTTGGAGCCAATAACAAGTGAAAAGCAGTAACGTCTAAAGGAAATTTTCTAAATTGACATCACTGATAACTTTTGATTACATCTTAATCCCCTAATAGCACAAACAGGCAACCTTCTAATCAAATACCTTTTATACTGAAAAGGAATTATTAGCTCAGTGCCTCTTTGCTTTCGATTCAATTTTAGAAACAGTCACTGCTGAAATCTTGTTGACCTCATAGAGTAACCCAACCGAGAACAAGAAACTGCATTGAACATGAAGGTAGTCATTGGTAAGCATTGTTGTAAAAAACAAAATGCTGGTTCGCCATTAGTTGTACTAACAGTCcatattattcataaagactCTCGTACCAAGCAAGTTTTTGTGCTTTTATACTCAGATTGGCACTCATTTTCAAAGCATGGAACAAACTTACTAGGAAGCATACTTTTCCTCATTTTAACATTCATGTTTAGTCATAAGCCTAAAACTTGTCAAAAGGAAGTCTAAGGTTCAAATCCATCACCCTGGCTTCACCATGACTCTATTCCATAGCAACTACTGGTTTCACTTTCACATCGGTTGGTTCTCAATTATATGAGGACTTTGCTTAAGCATATGCTTCCTCCCACATAAATTAAACTCATAAAACCACGATGCTCATGGATTAAAAAGTTTTTCATCAAGAAAACATGGTAGGAACATGAAGTATAATGCAGGTAATGAGTCAATTATTAACATTACCATGTTGTGATACACACTCGGTGGACAGTGCTAGCAGCAATCAGGGATACAGCTTCTGCTAATATGActgccaaaagaaaaaaataagagcaAATTCAAGTTAGTCTTTTTAACAAATGATAACTTCTGTAGCAGGGAACCCAGTGCATTGTAAAATATGCAAGAAGAACATGCTATTTACTAAGATGGATTCTTAAATTCCATTCTAAATGAAAAGCTATGCCTggttgataaaaaataaataatgttttctTCCACATAAAGAAAAAAGTCAATGTCGGGTTTCAATGAACTTAAGTAGCTGTTACTGAAACAAGGAAATTACGACACTTAAATATTAACCTCTGAGTTTCTTACTGCTGTTTTTCAGTAGTGGAACTCATGAGCCATGAGTGGCCCATGCATGCTATATTCTCACCAAGGAAAGTtacaataaaatgttaaaaaggtTTTATGCTCTCTGACCTTTGTCACCATAActaatgaagaagaaaagaagcagacaaattaactttaaaaaaaggGTATTTATATGCTTACCAGCACCCCAGCCGGTCTTCACTCCACTTGCTTCCTGGAAATTCCCAATGAACTGAAAGAACAGAAGTCAGGAAAAATACGGATTATATCGCCAAATCAAGTAATGCAAGTCACACAAAAACAATAACCAGTTCATCAGCTAGTAAATTCACTAACAAGAGGATTCCCACTCGTAAAATCCAAAGAACATGACAGCTATAGGAATTAGGATCAACTTACTgtaccaaaataacaaaaacaacaattcaTCAGCTAACGTATTCAAGGAAATTTGAAATTCATATCATAAATCAGAGGACTATGAATCTAGGTGATTAACAAATGAGAGAAGGGTAGATTCAGGGCCTCTAGAGACTCACTGTTagtaacacaagaaacaagaggGAGCTGATGAATCCTCCAAGTATTGTAAAAAGCTCCGACGATGCTAACTTCCCTCGATACATTTCTTGGAGTGAAAGAATGacagtaaataaaagaaatgaatacaGCATCGAACTTCCTGATCCAGCCATGACTAACGATCTACAAACATGTGAAAATTTAGACAAACCCTATTTGAATCGTGATCTTATAATCTATGTAAAATTTTGGAtattcatcaaataaaattgGAATTCAACTTCGCAATCCGATAAAATAAGATCAAGATTTGGAATTAATGAATgctaataacataatttttttgaaaaaattctaaaatttcccTACCTTTTAAACCCTAGCAATGCCCTGATCCTCTTTGTCGCTCTGCCGATGCgtaaaaatttacttatatatagatataatatTTCCAGTTTCATAGGTAATAATAATTAGGgtagtttagggttttcaaaagttattgtaattaatttcttttatatagtttattaaaataataaataaatctcaatattattcatgaattttaattaaatgtttaaggttagagatgatttttattttattttatacctcacattttaatttaatttaattttaattttaaaggaaaaaattcaattttagttttcacAAATTGTTAGTAccatttttttcgaattaacaatattatttatataatattattttatgtttacatGCATAAATGATTATGCTtatctaatttgaaataaattaatgtatttattttttaaatatatacaattaaatcaaaataaaagttttatacaTACATTTGATTCATAATCGCTTACATGTGTAATTGTGTATGATTGTACAAAACCAAGTTTATATATCAAattgtacattaaatcaaaattcacatctagtttttatatttatcccCAAAAAGAGAGATAGATTTTTGGCTCTTGAACTATGTCACTTTTCTTATGTTGGTATTTAAAGTTTCTTTAAAGTAATGTTTGAAAAGTCAGTTAGTAATTGgattataataaaattgctTGTAATTACACAAGCACGACACGTCTGGATAACCATTATAATTAGTAGGTCTCACTAAATCGGGTGTAATTAGAACGCCCAATTACACTTTTCAATTCTAAGGGAAATGTGATAATTAGAGTAATTATGCatgaaattacataaaaaaagtattttatacaagtgataaaaattatattataagtatAGACATATATGTGTGTTTGGGATGGTTATagcaaaaattttcttatattataaatctaaaaatgtatattataaaaataatttgtatattttataaagttataataaaaaatatattatttaaatattaaaaaattctaaagtcATGGTAAagaagtttattataaaaaataatttatctatcataaaatgttataatatatttatttataaaatttatgattaagAAGTATggacataacttatttatgcGATCATactatacaaaaaataaaatttaagttgaaCTTTgctaaagaaaaacaatttattaGAATATCGAGCtctatataatgcatttattacaattaagttcacaataaatgatgaaaactaaaacatatataaactcGACACTTATAGATCCGAGttttatataatacatttattaTGGTTAGATTTAAGATAAATGATGACCGtacacatataaatattaagctctatataatgtaattattaagGTTGGGTTAATCGTAAATGATAAGATTTAAACA
This sequence is a window from Gossypium raimondii isolate GPD5lz chromosome 5, ASM2569854v1, whole genome shotgun sequence. Protein-coding genes within it:
- the LOC105770634 gene encoding uncharacterized protein LOC105770634, producing MKLEILYLYISKFLRIGRATKRIRALLGFKRSLVMAGSGSSMLYSFLLFTVILSLQEMYRGKLASSELFTILGGFISSLLFLVLLTFIGNFQEASGVKTGWGAVILAEAVSLIAASTVHRVCITTCFLFSVGLLYEVNKISAVTVSKIESKAKRH